Proteins encoded by one window of Desulfurococcus sp.:
- a CDS encoding phosphatase gives MKAIAVALDYDGVLVDSYKGVPVFYTEDLPSLSSVSYDYAKRLLYIEYLAEGLGLLREDIWFKFIPGLTSSMLDELISRYWERRIEYSTSLPGSRHALEKLSSMNISVYHVGYRDDIYGLKEHRIESDGFTRYFREIYVVGENTSSRLHALLEILGGHDVVIYVDDKPLNLAVVEAGLRDELKGRVILVKHNFKPPYSPAWVGPHGEYIEVSNLLDVVRLVKKQAG, from the coding sequence GTGAAAGCGATTGCAGTAGCCTTAGATTACGATGGAGTCCTCGTTGACAGCTATAAGGGCGTCCCAGTATTCTACACAGAGGATCTTCCATCCCTAAGTAGCGTAAGCTACGATTACGCTAAACGCCTCCTCTACATCGAGTATCTCGCCGAGGGGCTCGGGCTGCTGAGAGAAGACATATGGTTTAAATTCATACCCGGCTTAACGAGTAGCATGCTCGACGAGCTAATATCAAGGTACTGGGAGCGGAGGATCGAGTACTCGACTAGCCTCCCGGGATCCAGGCATGCTCTCGAGAAGCTCAGCTCTATGAACATCAGTGTATACCATGTTGGGTACAGGGATGATATATACGGGTTGAAAGAGCATAGGATTGAAAGCGACGGCTTCACAAGGTACTTTAGAGAAATCTACGTTGTCGGCGAGAACACGTCTTCAAGACTTCACGCGCTCCTAGAGATACTCGGAGGCCACGATGTAGTCATCTACGTGGATGACAAGCCGTTAAATCTAGCAGTAGTAGAAGCAGGCTTGAGAGACGAGCTTAAAGGTAGAGTTATCCTCGTTAAGCACAACTTTAAACCACCCTATAGCCCGGCGTGGGTAGGCCCCCATGGTGAATACATAGAAGTCAGCAATCTACTCGATGTAGTGAGGCTTGTAAAGAAGCAGGCTGGCTAG
- a CDS encoding glycosyltransferase, which produces MPVARVLLVAGYGGHAGLAFSIGYYLARRGVELDVLVPRGYEWVERKMSTLGRIVKATLPRRPAEPLYRGLHRWLRAFSESLSICREGYSTVFASGSNFSIPPAILCRVRGSRILAVEDVARFTERSRAVSVLYKLGATVFLHWEEQVKLYKRGVVAGPVYEPAVYEPRDEGYILVTTGTFGHRELFNAVSELNPGRVVLQTGDVDPEPYRRRHPEWIVFQYTDDIHKWIAGASAVITHYPGTTALTARLSYGKPVVMVYSPRHKLAAPREDAWILSGKLNAVYLERPDAERLEEALKEASRMPVPAYPNGGEYIAEYIARLVD; this is translated from the coding sequence GTGCCGGTGGCCAGGGTACTCTTAGTAGCAGGCTATGGGGGTCACGCCGGCCTAGCCTTCAGTATAGGGTACTATCTCGCTAGGAGGGGAGTTGAGCTTGATGTATTAGTTCCTAGAGGCTACGAGTGGGTTGAGAGAAAGATGAGCACTCTCGGCAGGATTGTAAAGGCTACACTACCTAGGAGACCGGCTGAACCACTATATAGAGGGCTTCATAGATGGCTTCGTGCATTTAGTGAGTCGCTAAGTATATGCAGGGAGGGATACAGTACTGTATTCGCATCCGGCTCTAACTTCTCAATACCTCCGGCAATCCTCTGTAGGGTTAGAGGCTCGAGGATACTAGCTGTAGAGGATGTAGCCAGGTTTACTGAGAGGTCGAGGGCTGTTAGCGTACTCTATAAACTGGGAGCCACGGTGTTTCTCCACTGGGAGGAGCAGGTGAAGCTGTATAAGAGAGGGGTGGTGGCAGGCCCAGTGTACGAGCCGGCAGTATATGAGCCTAGAGATGAAGGCTATATTCTAGTCACTACAGGCACCTTCGGGCATAGAGAGCTCTTTAATGCTGTAAGCGAGTTAAACCCTGGAAGAGTAGTCTTGCAGACAGGTGATGTAGACCCTGAGCCCTACAGGAGAAGGCATCCCGAGTGGATTGTATTCCAGTACACAGATGACATACACAAGTGGATAGCGGGGGCAAGCGCCGTCATCACACACTACCCGGGTACAACAGCACTTACAGCTAGACTCTCATATGGTAAGCCTGTTGTAATGGTTTACTCCCCGAGACATAAGCTGGCTGCTCCTAGAGAAGACGCCTGGATACTATCAGGTAAGCTCAACGCAGTGTACCTTGAGAGGCCGGATGCCGAGAGGCTTGAAGAAGCACTGAAGGAGGCTTCCAGGATGCCGGTTCCAGCATACCCTAACGGCGGTGAATATATCGCAGAGTACATTGCTAGGCTAGTGGACTGA
- a CDS encoding secondary thiamine-phosphate synthase enzyme YjbQ yields the protein MKVYHHVARFSTREKFQLIDITSIVEEAVGKSGVRNGIVVVHAPHATAAIVLNENEEGLINDIIDKLKDLTEPGSRRWRHNLIDDNAHAHIGSAIIGAERILPVVEGRIARGTWQNVFFVEMDGPRSTREVIVTVIGE from the coding sequence TTGAAGGTATACCATCATGTCGCCAGGTTCTCGACTAGAGAGAAATTCCAGTTAATTGATATCACCAGTATAGTAGAGGAGGCTGTAGGAAAGTCTGGTGTACGCAATGGAATCGTAGTTGTTCACGCCCCTCATGCTACAGCAGCCATAGTACTCAATGAGAATGAGGAAGGCTTAATCAATGATATTATTGATAAGCTTAAAGATCTAACTGAGCCCGGGAGCAGAAGGTGGAGGCACAACCTTATAGATGATAATGCCCACGCCCATATAGGTTCAGCAATAATCGGTGCTGAGAGAATACTTCCAGTAGTAGAGGGTAGGATAGCTAGGGGGACCTGGCAGAACGTGTTCTTCGTGGAGATGGATGGCCCCCGCTCCACGAGAGAAGTTATTGTGACAGTTATAGGTGAGTAG
- a CDS encoding nicotinate phosphoribosyltransferase, which translates to MKLYIASEEEILRGDATDIYFERTHRILKAKGIRRKVRMEFHAMKLPKGYEWAVYAGLEEVLYLLKDKPVTVYSMPEGTLFKAKEPLLIIEGYYDDFALYETPILGILRHYSSIASKAARIKRLAMDKTVLFFGLRAIHPAIAPMADRAAYIGGVDAVSGVLSERYLGLKPSGTMPHALIIVFGDQGEAWKAFDEVVEQDVPRIMLVDTFLDEREEALRAARLLGSRLYGVRLDTPSSRRGDMRQIVEEVRWTLDIHGFKHVKIVVSGGLSEKEIARLKDIVDAFGVGTSIAMPVSVDISADIVEVYEDGEWKPVTKRGKLPGAKQVYRKRPGLNDVVTLMEKPEGVPEGYTPLLEKYLEDGKLTRKLPSLNDIRRYVIEQLRELPEPEILD; encoded by the coding sequence TTGAAGCTCTACATTGCTAGTGAGGAGGAGATACTAAGGGGGGATGCTACAGACATATACTTTGAGAGAACCCATAGGATCCTTAAGGCTAAGGGTATTAGAAGAAAGGTGAGAATGGAGTTTCATGCTATGAAGCTACCTAAAGGGTACGAGTGGGCTGTCTACGCTGGCCTCGAGGAAGTACTATACCTGCTGAAAGATAAGCCTGTGACAGTATACTCGATGCCGGAGGGCACGTTGTTTAAGGCCAAAGAACCACTACTTATAATCGAAGGCTACTATGATGACTTCGCATTATATGAGACTCCAATCCTAGGCATCCTAAGACACTACTCGAGCATAGCGAGTAAAGCTGCCCGCATCAAGAGGCTGGCCATGGATAAAACAGTATTATTCTTCGGCTTGAGAGCTATTCATCCAGCAATAGCTCCAATGGCTGATCGAGCAGCATACATAGGTGGCGTCGACGCTGTCTCAGGCGTTTTAAGTGAAAGATACCTCGGCTTAAAGCCGTCTGGAACCATGCCTCACGCATTAATCATAGTCTTCGGGGATCAAGGTGAAGCCTGGAAGGCCTTCGATGAAGTAGTCGAGCAAGACGTACCAAGGATAATGCTAGTTGACACCTTCCTAGATGAACGCGAGGAGGCTTTAAGGGCAGCCAGGCTCCTAGGTAGCAGGCTCTACGGTGTAAGACTCGATACCCCGAGCAGCAGGCGTGGAGACATGAGGCAGATTGTAGAGGAGGTTAGATGGACCCTCGATATACACGGCTTCAAGCATGTCAAGATAGTTGTAAGCGGCGGGCTCAGCGAGAAGGAGATCGCCAGGTTGAAGGATATCGTGGATGCATTCGGAGTAGGAACTAGCATAGCAATGCCGGTCAGCGTGGATATAAGCGCGGATATCGTTGAGGTATACGAGGATGGTGAGTGGAAGCCTGTCACGAAGAGAGGGAAGCTACCAGGCGCTAAGCAGGTTTACAGGAAGAGGCCTGGATTAAACGATGTGGTCACGCTAATGGAGAAGCCTGAAGGAGTTCCAGAAGGATATACTCCTCTACTAGAGAAGTATCTAGAGGACGGCAAGTTAACCCGGAAGCTACCAAGCCTAAACGATATTAGAAGATACGTGATAGAGCAGCTGAGAGAACTACCAGAGCCTGAGATACTAGACTAG
- a CDS encoding phosphoesterase, producing MTGNLRLIAVHDLRGSRSLSRLLCIASRVLNANTILLLGDTVSPGIIKWLVEECGIRVLGVLGRLDDASIAQSLKNYNGLLESRVVELEGYRVMGLGVIPIYPGRVKVDVLATYKPGVEYCSVYSDTVRRIIQEVKPLLVVAGSCVTPRVLENTVFPGSAWRGSYAFIEIYNHTYKVELKEFKTLIKSLLFK from the coding sequence TTGACTGGAAACCTCAGATTAATCGCCGTCCACGATCTACGAGGGTCTAGAAGCCTCTCAAGACTTCTCTGCATAGCTTCACGTGTATTAAACGCCAACACGATCCTGCTACTAGGCGACACAGTATCACCAGGCATCATCAAATGGCTTGTAGAGGAGTGTGGTATTAGAGTACTCGGAGTTCTCGGAAGGCTTGATGATGCATCAATCGCTCAGTCACTAAAGAACTATAATGGGTTGCTGGAAAGCAGAGTAGTCGAGCTAGAAGGATATAGGGTAATGGGCTTAGGTGTCATCCCCATATACCCTGGGAGAGTTAAGGTAGATGTTCTGGCAACATATAAGCCGGGAGTAGAGTACTGTAGCGTTTACAGTGATACCGTTAGAAGGATAATCCAGGAGGTAAAACCTCTACTCGTAGTAGCCGGTTCATGCGTAACCCCACGTGTGCTGGAGAACACTGTATTCCCTGGAAGCGCTTGGAGAGGAAGCTACGCGTTTATAGAGATATACAACCATACCTATAAAGTTGAATTAAAGGAGTTTAAGACTCTAATAAAAAGTCTACTCTTTAAATAG
- a CDS encoding Hsp20/alpha crystallin family protein: MDEWWRRRRRTYWDEDVFEEFDKIFEEMERTMWELMRRFTRGFTEEDFKRLEKELEKQGVTPYIYGFSITIGPDGRPLIKEFGNVRRVHGKPVITEEREPLIDVFESKDEITVIAEIPGVDKDKIDVKVLEDGSTLVISASDTNRRYYKEVELPARVDPSSAKASYKNGVLEVKLKKAAGERRGVKISVE, encoded by the coding sequence GTGGATGAATGGTGGCGTAGGAGGAGGAGAACTTACTGGGATGAAGACGTATTCGAGGAGTTTGACAAGATATTCGAGGAAATGGAGAGAACTATGTGGGAGCTTATGAGGAGGTTCACCAGAGGATTCACGGAAGAAGACTTCAAGAGGCTGGAGAAAGAGCTTGAGAAACAAGGAGTTACACCATACATCTACGGCTTCAGTATAACAATAGGGCCTGATGGAAGACCACTAATAAAGGAGTTCGGTAACGTGAGGAGAGTACACGGTAAACCCGTTATAACAGAGGAGAGAGAGCCGTTAATTGATGTCTTTGAATCTAAGGATGAAATTACAGTTATAGCTGAGATACCTGGTGTAGACAAGGATAAAATCGATGTTAAAGTACTAGAGGATGGAAGTACACTAGTGATAAGTGCAAGCGATACTAATAGAAGATACTATAAGGAGGTGGAGCTCCCCGCTAGAGTAGACCCCTCCTCAGCGAAAGCATCGTATAAAAATGGTGTACTAGAGGTTAAACTGAAGAAGGCTGCTGGAGAGCGGAGAGGAGTCAAGATAAGCGTCGAGTAG
- a CDS encoding metallophosphoesterase, whose protein sequence is MLVGVISDTHDNISATRRVINELLKQGVELVIHLGDVVSPFTLKYMREAAGNLKFIIIKGNNDGDVYMLSKLSESYGWRFYDGLTIIELDGRRILAMHGYGDTLTVEGLVNSLAGSTGVDGVLYGHTHRARLEHVGGKLILNPGEVCGYLTGRSTYGLIDTRTMKANIITLES, encoded by the coding sequence ATGCTAGTCGGAGTTATCAGCGACACGCATGACAATATTAGTGCAACTAGGAGGGTTATCAACGAGCTGTTAAAACAGGGTGTTGAACTAGTAATTCACCTCGGGGATGTAGTAAGCCCATTCACGTTAAAATACATGAGGGAGGCTGCTGGAAACCTAAAGTTCATTATCATCAAGGGAAATAATGATGGAGATGTATACATGCTTAGCAAGCTCTCAGAAAGCTACGGCTGGAGGTTCTACGATGGATTAACCATCATAGAGCTGGATGGCAGGAGGATACTGGCTATGCACGGCTACGGGGATACATTAACCGTGGAAGGCTTAGTTAACAGTCTAGCAGGCTCTACAGGAGTGGATGGAGTCCTCTACGGGCATACCCATAGAGCTAGGCTAGAGCATGTCGGCGGCAAACTGATTCTAAACCCCGGCGAGGTATGCGGCTATCTAACTGGTAGATCCACCTATGGACTAATTGATACTAGAACCATGAAAGCGAATATAATTACTCTTGAATCATAG
- a CDS encoding PfkB family carbohydrate kinase, which produces MSSSWKPLHVSIGNFNIDIALYIDRIPGLDEDVLARSIDVRPGGAATNYAVAVARYGHHATLVASVADSPLVRESLDILRELGVNLHLKHVNAHPGMVVILVYSNSARSMITSPGANAYLTPGEVEQSLLDSASVVHMATIPPGKALEAARRVREALVTYDPGRHARASWSELRSLLEHVDVFFMNRREYKELASKTSIKEIFDLGVETVVVKLGEKGAVALTRDGGIYHAYVKPQGEPVDSTGAGDAFDAFYNASYIDTKSVVEALKHGVSAGALKTLCEGSLLTCWSRDLFNKHLESTVIREVEEIPE; this is translated from the coding sequence TTGAGTAGTAGCTGGAAGCCACTTCATGTTAGCATAGGCAACTTCAACATAGATATAGCACTATACATTGATAGAATACCAGGCTTAGACGAGGATGTTCTGGCAAGAAGTATAGATGTAAGGCCTGGAGGAGCTGCTACAAACTACGCTGTAGCAGTAGCACGCTACGGCCACCATGCAACACTAGTAGCCTCTGTCGCAGACAGCCCGCTAGTGAGAGAAAGCCTCGACATCCTAAGAGAGCTGGGAGTCAACTTGCATTTGAAACATGTGAACGCTCACCCTGGAATGGTCGTGATACTCGTCTACTCTAATAGCGCTCGGTCAATGATAACTAGCCCGGGAGCAAACGCGTATCTCACGCCAGGCGAAGTAGAGCAGAGCCTACTGGATTCAGCAAGCGTGGTTCACATGGCTACAATACCCCCTGGGAAAGCCCTTGAAGCTGCAAGAAGAGTTAGAGAAGCCCTGGTCACCTACGACCCGGGGAGGCATGCTAGAGCATCTTGGAGCGAGTTGCGTAGCCTGCTAGAGCATGTAGACGTATTCTTCATGAATAGAAGAGAGTACAAGGAACTAGCTAGTAAAACCAGCATCAAGGAGATATTCGATCTAGGTGTTGAAACAGTAGTGGTAAAACTAGGCGAGAAGGGTGCTGTAGCCCTCACAAGAGATGGGGGAATATACCATGCGTACGTTAAGCCTCAGGGAGAACCAGTTGACTCCACGGGGGCGGGCGACGCCTTCGACGCCTTCTATAATGCATCATACATAGATACTAAGAGCGTGGTGGAAGCACTTAAACACGGAGTTTCAGCTGGAGCACTAAAAACACTCTGCGAGGGTAGCCTGTTGACATGCTGGAGTAGAGATCTATTCAATAAGCACTTAGAGTCAACAGTGATCAGAGAAGTCGAGGAAATACCTGAATGA
- a CDS encoding CoA-binding protein produces MVKELFKPRSIAVVGASRDPRKIGHVILRNIKGYGFQGKVYPINPQAEEILGYKAYPSILDVPDEVDVVIISVPANAVPEVIEESGRKGVKVAVVITSGFSEVGNVDLENRIVETARKYGMRILGPNIFGYVYTPSSINATFGPLEVSRGNIALISQSGALGIALMGWTIMNEIGISALLSVGNMADLDVVELSEYLADDPNTAVITVYLEGLKPGQGQKFVEGMRRVTAKKPVIIVKAGRSMRGAAAAASHTGSLAGSDSLYEAAFKQAGVIRAYTVEEMFDVARAFATQPLPRGENTIIITNGGGVGVLATDAAELSGVKLLDPSPELKEKFKSVMPWFGSPKNPVDLTGQAVVENYINALKIAHESDEIDNIVILYCRTAVLDPRDLAKAIVEFYETEKIDKTTLAGFVGGEDTYEAIKYLNRHNIPAYPSPERAVHALSKMISYKKYLERLAASTS; encoded by the coding sequence ATGGTTAAAGAATTGTTTAAGCCTAGAAGCATAGCTGTAGTAGGAGCCAGCCGTGACCCGAGGAAAATAGGTCACGTTATCCTCAGAAATATAAAGGGGTACGGGTTCCAAGGTAAAGTATACCCTATAAACCCTCAAGCCGAGGAGATACTAGGGTACAAGGCTTATCCCTCGATACTCGATGTTCCAGATGAAGTCGACGTAGTTATAATATCTGTCCCAGCCAACGCTGTACCTGAGGTTATCGAGGAATCCGGCAGGAAGGGTGTTAAAGTAGCCGTCGTGATAACCTCAGGATTCTCTGAAGTCGGCAATGTAGACCTCGAGAATAGGATTGTAGAAACCGCTAGAAAGTATGGAATGAGAATTCTCGGCCCCAACATCTTCGGCTACGTCTACACTCCCTCCAGTATTAATGCTACATTCGGGCCACTGGAGGTTTCCAGAGGTAATATAGCATTGATCTCGCAGAGCGGTGCTCTCGGAATAGCGTTAATGGGCTGGACAATAATGAATGAAATAGGTATTTCAGCACTCCTGAGCGTTGGAAACATGGCTGACTTAGATGTCGTAGAGCTCTCAGAGTACCTGGCCGACGACCCTAATACAGCTGTTATAACAGTATACCTTGAGGGACTGAAACCTGGGCAAGGCCAGAAGTTCGTTGAGGGAATGAGAAGGGTTACCGCGAAGAAACCCGTGATCATAGTGAAAGCTGGAAGAAGCATGAGAGGAGCGGCAGCTGCAGCAAGCCATACCGGTAGCCTAGCTGGAAGCGATAGCCTCTACGAGGCAGCATTCAAGCAGGCTGGCGTGATAAGAGCTTACACGGTTGAAGAAATGTTCGATGTAGCGAGAGCTTTCGCAACCCAGCCACTACCAAGAGGCGAGAACACGATTATTATAACTAATGGCGGCGGTGTCGGAGTACTCGCAACCGATGCTGCAGAACTAAGCGGCGTAAAGCTGCTTGACCCAAGCCCAGAGCTAAAAGAGAAGTTTAAATCAGTAATGCCCTGGTTCGGTAGTCCTAAGAATCCTGTAGATTTAACAGGCCAGGCGGTAGTCGAGAACTATATTAACGCGTTAAAGATAGCGCATGAATCGGATGAAATCGATAATATTGTCATACTGTACTGTAGGACGGCAGTACTAGACCCTCGGGATCTAGCTAAGGCGATCGTAGAGTTCTATGAGACCGAGAAAATAGACAAGACAACTCTAGCAGGCTTCGTAGGTGGCGAGGACACTTATGAGGCTATAAAATACCTGAATAGACACAACATACCAGCATACCCGTCACCTGAGCGAGCTGTCCACGCTCTCTCAAAGATGATAAGCTACAAGAAGTACCTGGAGCGATTAGCTGCTTCAACTAGCTGA
- the udp gene encoding uridine phosphorylase: MSERLKSASRPESGEGRQYHLQVKPGDVSRYILLPGDPERVPWIASFWDKSWLVAKHREYVTYSGYYHGVFISATSTGIGAPATAIAVEELARVGGDTFIRVGTTGALKREISVGDLVISTGAVRLEGTSRHYAIPEYPAVANYDVVLALIEAAETLGVRYHVGLTASSDSFYVGQERPGFKDYLPPFQKGLISYLRSMNVLNFEMEASIIFTLASIYGLRAGAVCAAVANRETEEFVVNAGVEDAIRVANEAVRILSEWDEEAKRKGKKHITASIIKNAGRGGS; the protein is encoded by the coding sequence ATGAGCGAGAGGCTTAAGAGTGCAAGCCGCCCTGAAAGCGGAGAGGGCAGACAGTACCATCTGCAAGTTAAACCTGGTGATGTAAGCCGGTACATCCTCCTGCCAGGGGACCCCGAGCGGGTTCCATGGATAGCTAGCTTCTGGGATAAATCATGGCTGGTCGCTAAGCACAGGGAGTACGTGACTTACAGCGGCTACTATCATGGAGTCTTCATATCAGCAACTAGCACAGGTATAGGTGCTCCAGCTACTGCAATAGCTGTTGAAGAGCTGGCAAGGGTAGGCGGGGACACGTTCATCAGGGTGGGTACTACAGGTGCTCTTAAACGCGAGATCAGTGTTGGAGACCTGGTGATTTCGACTGGAGCAGTGAGGCTTGAAGGCACGAGTAGGCACTACGCGATACCAGAATACCCTGCTGTTGCAAACTATGATGTAGTCTTAGCTCTAATAGAGGCGGCTGAGACTCTTGGAGTTAGATACCATGTAGGGTTAACAGCTAGCAGTGATAGCTTCTACGTGGGCCAGGAGAGACCTGGATTCAAGGACTACCTACCTCCCTTCCAGAAAGGCTTAATCTCGTATCTTAGAAGCATGAACGTGTTGAACTTTGAGATGGAGGCTTCAATAATATTCACACTTGCCAGCATCTACGGGTTGAGAGCTGGAGCTGTCTGCGCAGCTGTAGCTAACAGGGAGACAGAGGAGTTCGTAGTCAACGCTGGTGTTGAAGACGCTATAAGAGTAGCGAACGAGGCTGTCAGAATACTAAGTGAATGGGATGAAGAAGCTAAGAGGAAGGGGAAGAAGCATATTACTGCATCAATAATAAAGAATGCTGGTAGAGGAGGAAGCTGA